One Brassica napus cultivar Da-Ae chromosome C4, Da-Ae, whole genome shotgun sequence genomic region harbors:
- the LOC106433899 gene encoding uncharacterized protein LOC106433899 — MAGAGRHEHGLFSCQYKGDVGLATDYQSSRTPLVFPLLKMIKLQRLIEIPSPTEIRETLFEIHPDKAPGPDGFSAAFFHPHWDTVGPAICNEIQIFFRTGQLPHSINETHICLIPKIQSPRVVSDYRPIALCNVYYKIISKILSLRLEPILQHVVSENQSAFIPGRIITDNILITHEVLNYLKISTAKKRCGMAIKTDVSKAYDMLECNFIQFVLEKMGFHQTWIHWMMQCIKTVSYSFLINNVVSGKVLPQRGIRQGDPLSPYIFILYGEVLSGLCRKAQSDGTLAGIRVAENSPRINHLLFADDTMIFTYSNAHCCTALSSIVHKYELVSGQKTNPEKYSITFSSKTPPEVKIQVKTLLGIDKESGVGKYLGLQEHFGRKKRDLFASIVDKIKQRSISWTTRFLSTAGKATMLQAVLSSVPTFAMSAFQLPVSLCKKIQSVLTRFWWDSSDGKRKICWVSWENLTNPKSLGGLGFRDIILFNQALLAKIAWRLITKPDCLLARVLLGKYCHKSSFLKVNHSTSSHGWEGILWRRDLLLNHLGKSIGNGETTRVWEDPWIPSAPSPMPYGPIQEKDQDLMVSDLLTRETKEWNVLLINERLPVLLHHIQLIKPSLLGAPDAYIWKADKSSSYSVKSGYNSLHYPCSRPTVPLRRLLTEPQNDPNNNNAAVTVAPDNNSGDFNWKKNVWNIPFSPKLKMFLWKAAQDSLPTGDHATRPLQLSLCARCLEVMTMGELYGSQFTQHLPKAPGGLTKKEEPPTIWSLHQSSPLDLTHSPQETFNKAIYLAREWENAQNPKSARGPSTIAAPQHPTETSSAIRCNTDAAWRSDSTTTGISWIFTAPSTVEVNRGSKIQMHVSSPLLAEALAIREVLQQAISLKLTHIWVRLDSQVLVRAIDRNRSSSELHEVLSDITGLTSSFNFYFFSFTPRNSNGPADAIAKACLANFVSSGLTFY; from the exons ATGGCTGGCGCTGGGAGACATGAACACGGGCTTTTTTCATGCCAGTACAAAGGGGACGTAGGGCTCGCAACAGACTATCAGTCATCGAGGACTCCGCTGGTGTTCCCGTTGTTGAAGATGATCAAATTACAGAG GCTCATTGAAATCCCCTCTCCTACGGAAATCCGAGAAACTCTGTTTGAAATCCACCCAGATAAGGCTCCGGGCCCTGATGGTTTCTCAGCAGCTTTCTTCCACCCTCACTGGGATACAGTAGGACCTGCTATATGCAATGAAATACAAATCTTCTTCAGAACAGGACAACTACCACATTCGATCAACGAAACTCACATATGTTTGATACCGAAGATCCAGAGCCCTAGGGTAGTCTCAGATTATAGACCTATTGCGCTTTGCAATGTCTATTATAAGATAATTTCTAAGATTCTATCTCTGAGGCTAGAACCTATTCTACAACATGTTGTATCTGAGAATCAATCGGCGTTCATACCTGGAAGAATCATCACTGACAACATCTTGATCACTCATGAAGTCCTCAACTACCTCAAGATATCTACAGCTAAAAAGAGATGTGGCATGGCAATAAAGACTGATGTTAGCAAAGCCTACGACATGTTGGAAtgtaattttattcaatttgtCCTAGAAAAAATGGGTTTCCATCAGACTTGGATCCATTGGATGATGCAATGCATAAAGACAGTCTCCTATTCTTTTCTTATAAACAATGTGGTTAGTGGAAAAGTCTTACCTCAAAGGGGCATACGCCAGGGCGATCCTCTGTCCCCCTATATCTTCATTCTCTACGGGGAAGTACTCTCAGGTCTCTGCAGGAAAGCTCAATCAGACGGTACACTAGCAGGCATTAGAGTGGCCGAAAACAGTCCGAGAATTAATCACCTGCTATTCGCAGATGATACCATGATATTCACCTACTCCAATGCCCACTGCTGCACTGCTTTGTCCTCAATTGTACACAAATATGAACTAGTATCAGGGCAAAAGACCAACCCTGAGAAGTATTCAATCACATTTTCATCAAAGACTCCACCGGAGGTTAAGATCCAAGTGAAGACTCTATTAGGGATTGATAAGGAAAGCGGAGTGGGGAAGTATTTGGGCTTACAAGAACACTTTGGACGGAAGAAGAGAGACCTCTTCGCCTCAATTGTAGACAAGATCAAGCAACGCTCCATTAGCTGGACCACGAGGTTCCTCTCAACTGCAGGCAAGGCTACAATGCTGCAAGCCGTCTTGTCATCAGTTCCAACCTTTGCGATGTCAGCTTTCCAACTACCGGTGAGCCTGTGTAAGAAAATTCAATCAGTCCTAACGAGATTTTGGTGGGATTCTTCAgatggaaaaagaaaaatttgttGGGTATCGTGGGAAAACCTCACAAATCCAAAATCTCTAGGCGGCCTAGGATTTCGCGACATCATCCTCTTCAACCAGGCACTCTTAGCTAAGATAGCTTGGAGACTGATAACAAAACCGGATTGTCTCTTGGCCCGTGTTCTACTGGGCAAGTACTGCCATAAATCTTCCTTCCTCAAAGTCAATCATAGTACCTCATCTCACGGTTGGGAAGGCATTCTTTGGAGACGTGATCTACTCCTCAACCACCTAGGAAAGTCTATCGGCAATGGGGAAACAACTAGGGTTTGGGAAGACCCTTGGATCCCATCTGCTCCATCGCCAATGCCCTATGGACCTATACAAGAAAAAGATCAAGACCTTATGGTGTCAGACCTCCTCACAAGAGAAACAAAGGAATGGAATGTACTCTTGATCAATGAGCGCTTACCAGTGCTACTTCACCATATCCAACTGATCAAACCCAGCCTCCTAGGAGCTCCAGATGCATACATATGGAAGGCAGATAAATCTAGCTCATACTCAGTTAAGTCAGGATATAACTCACTGCATTACCCTTGCTCCCGACCAACAGTACCACTCAGAAGACTGCTAACAGAGCCACAAAACGATCCCAACAACAACAATGCAGCCGTTACTGTCGCTCCGGATAACAACTCGGGAGACTTTAACTGGAAGAAAAACGTCTGGAATATACCTTTTTCCCCAAAGCTCAAGATGTTCCTGTGGAAAGCGGCTCAAGACTCACTCCCTACAG GAGACCACGCTACACGCCCTCTTCAACTGTCGCTTTGCGCAAGATGTTTGGAAGTTATGACCATGGGAGAGCTATATGGATCACAATTCACTCAACACCTTCCGAAGGCTCCTGGTGGGCTCACAAAGAAAGAAGAACCTCCCACCATATGGAGTCTCCATCAATCTTCTCCCCTGGATTT GACACATTCACCACAGGAGACCTTCAACAAAGCTATCTATTTGGCGAGGGAATGGGAAAATGCCCAAAACCCCAAGTCAGCAAGAGGACCTTCTACCATCGCAGCCCCGCAGCACCCGACTGAAACAAGCTCTGCAATCCGATGTAACACAGACGCGGCCTGGAGATCGGACTCAACAACAACAGGAATCAGCTGGATCTTCACAGCTCCATCTACTGTGGAAGTCAATAGGGGATCGAAGATTCAGATGCATGTATCCTCCCCGCTTCTCGCAGAAGCCTTAGCCATCAGGGAAGTTCTCCAACAGGCGATCTCCCTCAAGCTCACTCATATCTGGGTACGCTTAGACTCCCAAGTGCTCGTTAGAGCAATCGACCGGAATCGAAGTTCATCGGAACTCCACGAAGTTCTCTCGGACATCACCGGCCTCACGTCGTCGTTtaatttctatttcttttctttcactCCTAGAAACTCAAATGGGCCTGCAGATGCCATAGCAAAGGCCTGCCTTGCAAACTTTGTATCATCTGGACttactttttattaa
- the LOC106433898 gene encoding uncharacterized protein LOC106433898 → MEEALFCSPERRPFDHKETHHFLKKIETEDCAERSDYKDSENTYDLAKELFEESDHIKALEITEKTISDHGLKKSCSPHHQLQGDIFFSLARKADTTDIKCVYLFASVDAYSMSSLLCPDSVSSFYGCARSLIELGDQLGINSFYKKAESKARHGLSVKMLKPQESSHQFIEDDLKAELEDLINLATLKMNISEAMLVKINVANQMQGQCKVDTYVIDRLKNLWGKLDEKTKREFLVVDRTSLIDYLRDNMYDKKMIEHISKCLRVDDELGWRWWKCRICPQVNYCFTDCKWHILDKHVHEFLPRICSRPKRVDKFLADMICCGNWEPVDTSRAVDLIKARIKGREEFIYVNGWCNDWPVAKDEERKEILRQFAEVLKSSCSNDTLPCSLWDWLIDYTEENVNLPQVHGFYLDSWSFFKNPQCICFLDLKSLKYILEYVKQFTTDVRTGLVLAVVDRLGAKSLVNERIDLERGGLNLLLDERLLYEGEHGFDDLGTVRTFKSTEIYEHVIPKGDEIVSWVLDCPAIDTNFVSQVAEGVHNLEIWLAVLRIVRSTARKEVSYYSKRDKLQTYAKMLGEAEALCDKEDKWRNVYQRRRYALTFRSVCERRVTQDNATKCCFLNVVRDVLQEAESPRFEVLQDKEFMECISELSTTVQNDVIRRSMCRLRKWLNEKLVLIDSKILLNEWTYKRLLEFAKLSAIDNRLVVLPLVKMFLQNKLKSTIETHKRKITTADAGASAKRRSTQTRDGREFFLSRCYLEGILSFSFSHFHVSFYLPVK, encoded by the exons ATGGAAGAAGCCTTATTCTGTTCTCCTGAACGACG CCCATTCGACCACAAAGAAACCCACCACTTTCTCAAGAAAATCGAGACTGAAGATTGTGCAGAGAGAAGTGACTACAAAGACTCAGAGAATACATATGATCTTGCCAAAGAATTATTCGAAGAATCTGATCACATCAAGGCATTGGAGATAACCGAGAAAACCATCTCTGATCATGGCCTGAAGAAGTCATGCTCTCCTCACCACCAACTGCAAGGTGACATATTCTTTTCTCTAGCAAGAAAAGCAGATACTACAGACATCAAATGTGTATACTTGTTTGCTTCTGTTGATGCTTACTCGATGTCTAGTCTTCTATGTCCTGACTCTGTAAGCTCCTTCTATGGCTGTGCTCGTTCCCTGATTGAATTGGGTGACCAGCTTGGGATAAACAGCTTTTATAAGAAAGCTGAGTCCAAGGCTAGACATGGATTATCCGTGAAGATGCTTAAACCTCAAGAAAGTTCTCATCAGTTCatagaagatgatttgaagGCAGAACTTGAGGATTTGATCAATCTTGCAACACTGAAGATGAATATCAGTGAGGCTATGCTTGTGAAAATTAATGTGGCTAACCAGATGCAAGGACAGTGCAAGGTAGATACTTACGTTATTGATAGATTGAAGAACTTGTGGGGTAAGCTAGATGAAAAGACCAAAAGGGAATTTTTGGTAGTAGACCGTACAAGTCTTATAGACTATTTACGTGATAACATGTATGACAAGAAAATGATTGAACACATTTCCAAATGCCTACGCGTGGATGATGAACTTGGCTGGAGATGGTGGAAGTGCCGCATTTGTCCTCAGGTAAATTATTGTTTCACTGATTGCAAGTGGCACATCTTAGATAAGCATGTCCACGAGTTTCTACCCCGAATCTGTTCTCGTCCTAAGCGTGTGGATAAGTTTTTAGCTGACATGATATGTTGTGGGAACTGGGAGCCTGTGGATACATCAAGGGCAGTAGATCTGATCAAGGCAAGAATTAAGGGTAGGGAAGAGTTTATTTATGTTAATGGATGGTGTAATGATTGGCCTGTAGCCAAGGATGAAGAGCGGAAAGAAATACTCAGACAGTTTGCTGAGGTTCTGAAATCTTCTTGCTCCAATGATACTCTTCCATGTAGCCTTTGGGACTGGTTGATAGATTACACAGAAGAGAATGTGAATCTACCTCAAGTTCATGGGTTCTATCTTGATAGTTGGAGCTTCTTTAAGAATCCTCAGTGCATCTGCTTTTTAGATCTGAAGAGCCTTAAATACATACTCGAGTATGTTAAGCAGTTCACCACAGATGTACGCACAGGATTAGTTTTAGCAGTAGTTGATCGGTTAGGGGCAAAGTCCCTGGTCAATGAAAGAATTGATCTTGAGCGAGGAGGGCTTAATCTGCTTCTGGATGAGAGATTGCTGTATGAAGGAGAGCATGGTTTTGATGACTTAGGTACAGTAAGGACTTTTAAGTCCACTGAAATTTATGAGCATGTAATACCTAAGGGTGATGAGATTGTCTCTTGGGTTCTAGACTGCCCAGCAATCGATACAAATTTCGTGTCTCAAGTGGCAGAAGGAGTACACAACCTTGAGATATGGTTAGCAGTTTTGAGAATAGTACGGTCCACGGCTAGGAAAGAGGTAAGCTACTATAGTAAGAGAGACAAGCTGCAAACATATGCTAAGATGTTGGGTGAGGCTGAAGCCCTTTGTGACAAAGAAGACAAGTGGAGGAATGTTTATCAGAGGAGAAGATATGCATTGACGTTTAGAAGTGTGTGTGAGAGGCGTGTAACTCAAGATAATGCTACCAAATGTTGTTTCTTAAATGTGGTAAGAGATGTTCTTCAAGAAGCAGAATCTCCAAGATTCGAAGTATTACAAGACAAAGAATTCATGGAGTGTATATCGGAGCTCTCTACCACTGTCCAAAATGATGTTATTAGAAGAAGTATGTGTAGGCTAAGAAAGTGGCTGAATGAGAAG CTCGTTTTGATCGATTCAAAGATTTTACTAAATGAATGGACGTACAAAAGGTTACTTGAATTCGCCAAGTTATCTGCAATTGATAATCGCTTAGTGGTCCTTCCGTTGGTGAAGATGTTCTTACAG AATAAACTGAAGAGCACGATAGAAACACATAAGAGAAAGATTACAACAGCTGATGCAGGAGCTTCTGCTAAGAGACGAAGTACTCAAACGAG GGATGGAAGAGAGTTTTTTTTAAGTAGGTGTTATTTAGAAGGTATTTTATCCTTTTCGTTTTCCCATTTTCATGTTAGCTTTTACTTACCAGTCAAGTAG